Genomic segment of Chloroflexota bacterium:
CCGCGCGACAGCGGCAGACCAGGGAAATCCTCGAGCGGGCGCGCGAGATGGTCGGCGATGGCTCGACCCAGCCCGTCATCATCGTCGGCGACCCGTCCTTCGAGCCGGGCGTCATCGGCCTCGTCGCGAGCAAGCTCTGCGACCTCTTCTATCGCCCCGCCATCGTCTACCAGGACTCGGAGCATGAGACTCGCGCTAGCTGCCGCAGCATCTCCGAGTTCGATATCACCGCCGCCCTTCGTGAGCACGGTGGCCTCTTCACTCGCTATGGCGGCCACGCCCAGGCGGCAGGCTTTACCCTGCCGACCGCGCGCCTCCCTATCCTTCGCGAGCGCCTGCTTGCAAGCGCAGCCAGGCTGAACATCGCTCAGCTTGCGCCCCATATCGCCATAGACGCCCACATCTCCCTGGAACGCCTCAACGGCGAGACGATCCGCGCCATGGCGGCCCTGGCCCCCCACGGCGAAGGCAATCCCCAGCCGGTCTTCCTCTCCAAGGGCCTTGACGTGATCGAGGCTCGGCAGATGGGTGCGGAGGGTCAGCACGCGCGATTGAAGCTGCGGTCGGGGAACGTAATCTGGAGCGCCGTTGCCTTCAACGCCCCCGCCGCCGTTCAGCCCATGCCCAAGCGGGTAGACGCCGTCTTCACCCTTTCCGTTGACCGCTTCGATGGCCGCCAGACCCTGCGGCTCAACATCCTGGATATGCGCCCCGCTTGAAGCCGGACTTCGACCGCTTATCCCCTACGTAACGCCCACCTTCGCCACGCTCTTCGCCAGGTCGGCATCGTCCGCGTAGGGCCCGAAGCGGATATCCTGCACCACGCCGTCCTTGTCAATCACGATGGAGGCCGGCACGCCCAACAGGCGATAGCCGTTCGCCACCTTCTTCCCCTTGTCTATCACCGTGGGGAAGGTCAGCTTCAGGTCGTTGTAAAAGGGCTCGATCTCCTTGGCCGTCTCATCCAAGTTCACGCCCAGCACGTGGATGCGGTCTCCCGCCCGCTCGTGGAGCCGCTGCAGCTCCGGCA
This window contains:
- a CDS encoding redoxin domain-containing protein; translated protein: MPKRTRPWLASIVSLTVALVVAACGGGGEGGGGFGLKETPKSGSVSIGARLNSLAPNFNLQRPNGAEVELAGLRGKPVLLNFWATWCGPCKAEMPELQRLHERAGDRIHVLGVNLDETAKEIEPFYNDLKLTFPTVIDKGKKVANGYRLLGVPASIVIDKDGVVQDIRFGPYADDADLAKSVAKVGVT